The genomic stretch ACGCCGCACGTCGCGCTCCTGATCGAGACGTCGAAGTTCTACGGCCGCGAGAGCCTCCTCGGCATCAGCACCTATGCCCGCCTTCACGGCGGTTGGTCGATCTACGCCGTCGAGCGGGGGCAGAACGATCCCGATCCCGGCTGGCTGGCGAACTGGAAGGGCGACGGCATCATCACGCGGAGCTTCGACCTGAAGCTCTGCCGCCGCGCCCAGAAGCGGGGCATCCCCGTCGTCAGCCTCCGCCACCTCGTTCCGAAGCCCGAGTTCCCCTCCTTCTTTCCCGACCAGGTGGCGATCGCGAACCGCGTCGCCCGCCACTTCATCGAGCGCGGCGTCCGCCGCTTCGCCTACATGACGATCCCGGGGGACCGGGGATGGGAGGAGATCCGCCGCGCCGCCTTCGTCCAGGTCCTCCAGAAGGAGGGGATGCCCGCGCCCGCCATCCGCCTCCTCTCGACCGAGGCGGGGATGAACTGGGAGCACCAGGAGGGCGAGCTCGTCACCTGGCTGCGGCAGCTGCCGAAGCCGGTCGGCATCATGACGAGCCACGACGCCCAGGGACTCCTCGTCCTCGACGCCTGCCGCCGCGCGGGGATCCGGGTCCCCGACGACGTCGCCGTGGTCAGCGTCGACAACGACCCGGTCCTCTGCGAGATCTCGGCCCCGCCGCTCTCCAGCCTCGACCAGAACGTCCAGAAAATCGGCTTCGAGGCGGCGGCGGCCCTCGACCGGATGATGCGGGGCGAGGCGTGCGCGGCGAAGAATTACTTCATCGAGCCGGGCGACGTCGTCACGCGGCAATCGTCCGACGTCCTGATGGTCGACGATCCGGGCCTCGCCAAGGCGATCCGGTTCGTCCGCGAGGCGGGCGGGAAGGGGATCGGCGTCAACGACATGGCCCGCGTCGCCGGGATGTCCCGGCGGGCGCTCGAGATGAAATTCGTGAAGGTGATCGGCCGGACCCCGCTGGAGGAGATCCAGGAGATCCGCTACCGCCGCACCCGCCATCTCCTGCTGGAGACGAACTACACCCTGCCGCAGATCGCCGAACTGGTCGGCATCCAGTACCACGAGTACCTCGTCCGCTTCTTCAAGAAACGCTCGGGCATGACCCCGGGGGAATTTCGGCGGCGGATGGGGTGAGGAAAGCTCTTCCGGTTTCCCCAGCCTTTGGAAGCGTAGTTCCTCCCAAGCGGACAAACCGCCCCTTCGCGACCCCTTCCCAATCTTCTCAGCCTAGCCGATCGGTCGCGCCGCGATCACCAGAAGCCGGAGATCCTCGGTCCCCGTGTTCTTCAGCCCGTGGAAGCCGTTGGCGAAGCAGCCGCTGACGTCGCCCGGCCCCATCGGATAGTCCTTCCCGTCGAGGGTCATCACGCCGTGGCCGGAGAGGACGTAATACCATTCCTCGAACGGCGTCTCGCTCGGATGCTGATGGTAGCCGATCGAGGTGCCGGGCGGGAGGATGTCGTCGTGGATGTAGCGGATGAAGTGCTTGGCGGGGAGCTTCTCGATCAGGTCGCGGCAGGTGACGGTGCCGACGCCGCCATGGCATTCGCCGAACGCCTTCGCCGCGATCTCCCGGTCTTCGATGAAGAGGGTGGTCGATGGAGAGGGGGCAGGGCGGGTGCTCATGGCGGCGAAGGGGTGTCGGAGGACTAGCTGCGCCAGTCGAAGAGCGCGGCGGGGGTGGGGAGGCTTTGGTCGAGGAGGCCGCTGTAGACTTTCTGCGCCTCGGAGGGGGCGTAGCAGGAGGCCATCCCTTCGAGGTTGATCCGGCCGGAGGCGATCCACTCGATCGCGGCGCGGTAGTTCTCGATGAGGGAGTTCGGGCGGAAGTCGGTCGGGTGGCCCGGGACTTCCCATTCCCAGCCGCTGCGGAGGACGGCGTACTTGTGGAAGACGGCGTGGAGGATGTCGAAGGCGGCGAGGTCGGTCCGCTTCCGCCAGGGGACGCCGACCATGACGACCTCGCCCCGCTTGCCGACCGCCTTGCAGCCGTCGAGGACGGCCTGCTCGTGGCCGCTGCACTCGACGTGGAGGGCGATCTGGCCGACGATTTCGGGGGCGCCCCCCGTGGCTTCGAGCGAGGGGCGGACGTCGGCGAGGCCCATCTTCCGCGCGCTCTCGCGGCGGCTTTCCACGGGGTCGACGGCGGTGACGCGGTAACCGCAGGTCGAGAAGATCTGCGCCGCGAGGTTCCCGACCGGGCCGAGGCCGGTGATCAGGACGCGGGCGGGAGGCCGGGCCGTGGTGGTGGTGAGGGTGCTCATGCTGACGCCCATCAGCCGGGCGAAGACGGCGGCCTCGGGGGCGAGGCCGGCGGGGAGGGGGACGGCGTCGGCGCGCCGGACCTGCTGGGTGTCCCGGTGGCGGCCCGAGGCGTAGACGAGGGTGCCGGGGGCGATGTCGGTGACGTCGGAGGCGACCTCGTCGACCCGGAAGACCGAGGCGTAGCCGGGATAGCCGGGGAAGTGTTCCTTGCCGAGGAAGCCCCAGTTCAGCTCGGTGCCGGGGCTGGTGAGGGAGATCACCGTACGGCCCCGGATGTCGCCGGGGTTGAGGGGATCGGTCAGGTCGGGGAGGTCGACGACTTCGGCTTGGCGGTGGGCGGTGAAGGCAACTTGTTTCATGGGATCGTGGGTCGGGTGGGGTGGGGTTACTTGAACCGGAGGCCGTTCTTCTTCGCGACGGAACGGATGTAGTCGGCGGCGATCGGGTATTCCTCCATCGGGAGGTGTTCCATGTAGAGGGGGATGTCGGGGTCGAGCTTGTCGAGCTCGCGCAGGTAGGCGCCGAAGTCGAGGAAGCCGGTGCCGGGGCGGCATTCGTCGAGGTGGACCGTGAGGTTCTCCCGCAGGATGATGTCCTTCGCGTGGCAGCTCTTGATGTAGGGCCCGAGCTTCGCGAAGCAGTCCCGGATGAAGTCGCCGTTGCGGTAGTAGCGGGCCGGGGTGTTGATCATGTTCACGGGATCGAGGTGGACTCCCATCGCGGGCCGGTCGACCGCCTTGATCAGGGCGAGGTACTCGTCGGGCGAGGAGGGGAAGATCCACGGCATCGTCTCGAGGCAGTAGAAGGTCCGCTTCGGCTTCACCGCGTCGATGATCTCCCGCGTCGTCTGGACGACCATCTCGAACGTCTCGTCGGAGAAGTTCTCGGGATGGGGGCCGTCCCACTTCTCGGGGTTCCGGGAGCCGACGATGTTGACGCAGCAGCGCGCCCCGCTCCGCTCCGCGAAGGCGAGCTGGGTCTTGCACTTGTCGAGCGCCGCCTTGGCCTTCGCGGGATCGGCGTCGATCGGGTTCGACCAGGCGCCGACCTCGGCGACGACGATGTCGGCTGCCTTGGCCGCCTCGAGGAAGGTGGCGAGGACCGCGTCGGAGACCTCGTGGTTCAGGGGGAGGTTCGCCCCGCCGTAGCCCGCGTTCTTCACGTTGGCGATCCACTCGGCGGGATTGGAGGGGCTGCCGCTATTGGGGCCGCTCAGGCGCATGGGACTCCGTTCGAAAAGGGAAGGATTTGCATCGGTCGAGGATGGGGCCTTTTCTCCTTTTCGGCCATGCCTGGTTCGATTATAGATATATCCAAAACAACTGCGCCTCTTCAAGTCCCCTTTCGTTCCCTTTCCGGCGCCACCCCGAAATGATCGACCTCGACGGCATCCGCATCGAATACCTGGAAGCGGGCCGGGGCGGCGCGAACTGGCCCGACGGCTGGTCCCACCGGAAGATCGTCCCCTTCGCGATCTTCGCCGAGGCGACTCAGGGCGCGTACGAGGCGACCGTCGGCGGGAAGACGGTCCGGGCCACGGCGGGGGAGATTCTCTTCATCCCGCCGAACGCCCCGGTGACCTTCGTTCACCATTGGGGGCGGAAGGGCCATTTCCTCGGCCGCTGGCTCCACCTGCGGGCGACGCTCCACGGGACCGTCGACGTCACCGAGCTGCTCGCCCTCCCGGCGCTGCTGCAGGGCTCCCCCGCCCGGCTCCTGGGGTTGCGGACGAACCAGGTGATGGCGGCGGCGGGCGGGGGGGCGCTGTGGGAGGCGCTCCATCGGCAGGAGCTCGCCTTCAAGATCCTGCGGGAACTCGGCGAGGCGTTCGCGGCCCGGGGCGATTGGCGCGACGCGCAGGACCGGCTGCTGCGGGTCTCCCGCTTCCGCCCGGTGTTCGAGTATGTCCGGAATCACCTGGCGGAGCCGCTCACGGTGGCGGGACTGGCGCGGACGGTCTCGCTCTCCCCCTCCCGCTTCCTCGCCGCTTTCAAGGAGGCGATGGGGCTCTCCCCGATGGCCTACGTCCAGCAGGCGCGGCTGGCGCTGGCCCGGCAGCGGCTCCTCGCCGACGCGCCGAGCATCGCCGCCGTGGCCGAGGAGACCGGCTTCGTCAACCAGTTCCACTTCAGCCGGGTCTTCAAGACCCGCTTCGGGATCACTCCTTCCCGCTACCGGACGACCCACCGGCAGCGGGAGTAGGGCTCTAGAACGCCGCGGGGAGCGTGGCGCGGAACGCCAGGATCTCCCCACTCCACGGCGCGATGTGGAGGGAGGCGTCGGCGAGGAGGAGGGTCGCCTCCTGGAAGGGATTCGCCGCGTTGAGCTCGATCTTCACCTCGTGGGAGGCCTGTGTCGGGACGAAGGTGGCGAAGCTGCCCTCGGCGGAACGGTGGGTCGCGGGGACGTAGGGGACCCCGGCGGGGCAATCGACGACGACCTTTCCGTCGACGCGGAGGCGGCAGCCGGAACGGGCGAGGGCGACGAGGCGGAACGGCTTGCCGAGGTCGGCCCCGGGCTTCCATTCGATCGTGCCGCCGCCGTTGGCCTTGATCTCGCCCGGCAGCTCGCCGTTCGCCCAGGGGACGAGGGCGTTCCCGCCGGTGAAGGAGACGGTGCCGGGGAGCGAGGCGAGGGAGGGGAGCGCCGTCGGGGCCGAGGGGAACCGGGGGGCGAGCTCCTCCGCGCGGGAGCGGAGGGCGAGGCTCCGGGCGGTCAGTTCCTGGAGGCTCTGCGGCGCGCGGATGCCGACGATGCCCGCGCCGACCTCGACCGAATCGCCGATCGGGGCGATCCATTTCTGCGGGAGCCGCTCCGCCCCGTGGAGCATGCCGAGGATTGCCCCGGCGGTGGCGGCGGTGCAGTCGGTGTCGTATCCGCCGTTGACGCCGAGGAGGACCGTCGCCTCGAAGTCGCCCGCGCCGTAGAGGAGCGCCCAGAAGGTGAGGGCGACGTTGAGCGGGGCGTGGGTGAAGTTGTCGCTGTGATGGGCGGCGAGGAGCCGCTCCCGCGCCGTCCAGCACTCGACGCCCTGGCGGTGGAGGTGGAAGAGGAGGTCGAAGGCCTGGCGGGTCTCGGTGGCGGGATCGACCCGCTTCAGCGCCTCCTCGATCCCCTCGTCGAGGCCGACGCCGTCGAGGAGGAGGGACTGGAGGACGGCGATGAAGACCTCGCCCGCGACGCCCTCGGCCCCGTGGTCGATCATCGAGTCGAGCCGGGCGAAGGCCTCGGCGAGGTCGGGCTTCCCGGCGGCGACGATGGCCCAGACCTCGCTGCGGATCGGGGAGCCCATGCCGGAGGCGAAGGGATTCTCGTAGACCCCGGCGAGGGCGGCGGGGACGCCCCGGCGGAGGTTCCAGCGGCAGCGGCCGTACTCGTCCCACATGTAGTGGATGTGGGAGAGCCAGGCGTCGGCGATGGTCTCGATGGTCAGCGGTCCGCGATGGTTCTCCATCCGGTCGAGCCAGACGAGCTGGAGTTCCAGGTCGTCGTTCGGCGGGGCGACGGTCGGGACGGGATCGTAGAAGCGGTAGTGCTGCCGCTCGGTCTTCCCCTCGGCGGGAAGGCCGAGGGTGCCGCCGATCGATTTGCCGAGCCAGCCGCCGTAGGAACGCGATTCGAGGGAGATCATCTTTTGGGAAGGGGTGGAGATGGGAGTCTATTGAATGGTCACAAATTTTATTTGTCCATCAAATAAACCGACCGACGCATCGCGTCTCCCTTTGCGCTGAAAAATCACGCCGGATCGGAATCGCCCGTGCCGGGTCCGGACTCCGGCGCGGCCTTTGCGGCGGTCTTCGCGGCGGGGCCGCGTCCCCGGCGGGCGGCCTTGCGGGGCTGGGTCTGCTGGGCTTCGCGCCACTGGGCCTCGATCGCCGATGCGGCCTGGCTCAGGTCGGCGAAGAGGGCCTCCCACTGTTCCTCGGTCTCGAGGCGGATGGTGGGGGCGCTCGCCCCGATGGCGGCGACGATCGATCCCCACGGGTCGCGGATGGGGACGGCCCCGGCGTTCAGCCCGGCGCAGAATTCCTCGCGGGTCCGGGCGCGGCCCTCCTCGCGGACGCGGCGCAGCTCGGCCTTCAGGCTCTCGACGGTGGAGAAGGTCCGGGGGGTGAAGGCCTGGAGCTTCGTCTCCTGGAGGAAGGCGTCGAGCTCGGGATTCGTCGTCGCGGCGAGGAGGATCTTGCCGACGGCGGTGGCGTAGGAATGGAGGCTCATGTCCTCCGATTCCTGGGCGCGGAGGGCCTGGCGGCTGGGGACGTACTTCAGGTTCAGCACCCGGCCATGGTCCATCGAGGCGAGCAGGACGCTCTCGTTCAGCTTCCGCGCCGTCTCCTCGACGATCCCGGAGGCGGAGAGGGTCAGGGAGCGGAGGTACGTGGGATGGCGGGCGAGGAGCATCAGGCGGATGCCGGGATAGAAGACCTTCGTCTCGGGGTCCTGGCGGAGGTAGCCCCGGAGGCAGAAGGTCCGCGCGATGTTGTGGATCGTGGCGACGTTCAGCTGCATCTGCTGGGCGAGGGCGCGGGTGCCGATGCCGTCGTGGTGATGGAAGATCGCCTCCAGGACGGAGAGGCTCTTATCGAGGCTTAAGACTCTGGGCATAAGGGATTCCCCTGATTCTGTTCGGATTTCGTAAACATGACAAAACCTAAAACCAGGTAAAAATCGCTTCGGGAAGGGGAATTTCCCGCGATTTTTTATTGTTTATATTATGATAACAATAACTTCTTAAATCGCTTTTTGTGTAATTTGGATTGCCTGTTTAAAGGAGATGAGTATCGTTTGGTTGTTTATCAAATAGAAACGATATGTTGTTTTTCGAGGTCGAAAGAGGCGATGCAGGTGGTTTCGAGGCGATCTGTTCCCGAGGCGGACCGCGCTAGGCGTCCTTCTACGTCCCTTCTCCCTCCCCTGCCGTTCCGTTAATCCGCCATGATCGTCACTTGCAAAAAGGAGATCCCGTTCCGCTGGATTTTCTTCGCCGTCCTTCCCTGGGCCGCCTTCTCGTTCAACTGGGGCGTGGTCGGCGTCGCCTTCCTGTTCTCGCTGAAGAAATTCATCGAGAACCCGGCGGGACTGACCTTCATCCTCAGCATGCCGAGCTTCATCTCGGTCGTCACCGCGCCGACGGTCGGCTTCGTCTCCGACCGGATCTGGACCCGCTTCGGGCGGCGGAAGCCGTTCATCATCATCTCGTGGACCGGGATCATCACCTCGCTGGTGCTGATGCCGCTGATGCCGAATTTCTGGTCGCTCCTCGTCGTCTACCTTTTCTACAACCTCTCCACCGATCTCAATTCGGCGCTCGACCCGTTGAAGCAGGAGATCATCCCTCCCCACGAGCGGGGCCGCGCGGTCGGCATGGTCTCGTGGTTCTCGAACCTCGGCTGGATGAGTTTCTATTTCATCGCCTTCGGCCGCTTCGACGACGTCCGCTACATGGGCGGCAGCCTCTTCGCGGGGGAGAAGGCGCTCTACTGGTCGGCGGCGCTCCTCATCGCCGTGATGCTCTGCATGATCACGCTCGGGATCAAGGAACTCGACCCGAAGAGCGCCCTGCGCGGGCAGCCGCTCACCCCGAAGAACTTCTTCACCGGGGTCTTCACCGCGGAGCTCCGCCCCATCTACCTCCTGGTCCTCGGGGCCGCCTCGCTCGGCGCGGGCCTCGGGCCGCTCGGCAACCTCCTCTACATCGACCAGTGGGGCTACACGAAGCAGCAGATGGGGATCAACATGGCCGTCGGCGGCGTGATCAACCTCTTCATCATCGGCTTGCTCACTGTCTTCGCCGACAAGCTGAACCGGATGAAGGCCTACAAGATCCTCATCTTCATCTCGCTCTCGATCAACATCAGCTATTACTGCTACGTCAACTTCGTCCTCCCGGACAAGCATCCCTCCCTCGTCGAGATCATCTTCTTCGGCGAGACGGGAAGCATCGTCGGCCTCCTCACCGGGATGGTCTACGTCCCCCTCGTCTACGACTACGTCCGCCGGAACCGGATGGGCACCTTCGCCGCCGGGTCGGGACTGGTCGGGCGGCTCACCGGGATCATCACGCTGAACGGCGTCGGCCTCTTCGTCTGGGGCTACGCCACCCTCTTCCTCCCGCCCGCCGGGGAGATGACCCGCGTCGTCCTCCGGGAGGAGACGAGCCGGACCGACCTCCTCGCGGCGCTCCGCTCCGCCCCGTGGGTCCTCCCTTCCGACGGCAGCGCGGCCCCGGCGCGGGACCTCGACGCGAAGGCGTGGCAGGCCAACGGCACCGCCTCCGAGAGGGGACGGACCTGGGAGATCCGCCTCCACGACAAGGAGAGCGAGAAGCGGAGCGAGCGGAAGAAGGATCTCAGCTCGAAGCAGTCGCTCCTCGTCTCGTCGGAAGAGCTCCTCGCCGCGAAGGTCGCCTCGGCGACCCGCCGGGGGGATCCCGCCGCCGTCGGGCGGCTGGGGAAGGAAGTCGCGGCCAAGCGGCAGGAGCGGGAGAAGATCACCGCTGAGATCGCCGCGATCGACGCCGAGCTGGCCCGCCGCTCCGAGGCGTTCCACGCGCAGGTGGAGAAGGTCCTCGGCGGACGGATCCTCGCCCCCGGGGAATCGCTGCGGCGGGCCGCCCTCGGCGAGGCCGTCCTGGTCGAGCTGCCGACGACGGCGCGGCCCGAGGGGAAGGCGCTGGAGAAGGCCTCGGCGGCGCTCCGGCAGGCCTTCCCCGACCTGATCGACATCCGGCCGCTGAAATTGAAGGAGACGAAGGAGGAGGAAAACGGCTACGCCCTGGTCGTCAGCTTCCCTGCCGGAAGTGGCGGCGGGAGCGACGCGTCCCTCGCCGAGGCCGTGGCGCGGACGGCGGCGGGGGCGGGCTCCCCGCTCTTCCCCTCCGGAGGCGGCCCGCTCGCTCCCCTCGGCACCTGGCGCGAGCCCCTTCTCTCGTTCGAGGCGATGGTCGTCGAGAATCCGGTCGATCCCTACGTCTCGCCGATCAACCGGGTCGTGAACGGCCTCTTCTCCCTCTTCCAGAAAAACCCGACCGCGCGGCGGAAGCTCGACGCGATGGCGAGCACCCTGCGGAGTTCCTCCGGGATCGGCCACCTCCGGATCGATCCCGGCGCGGAGCCGAAGACCCTCGCCGTCACCGTCGTCCTGCCGCCGACCCTCGAGGGCATGATTCCCACCGCGGGCGACGCGGCGGTCGGCACCCGGCTGGAGCAGTTGCCGCCCGCCGGGGCGGCCAAGGCGGGAATCGCCGCCGAGGCGCGGCAGTTCTACGACCAGCTGGAGGTCGCCGCCGCGGCCCAGCGGATCACCCTGGTCCGGCCCCGGCTGGCGTCGGGCTATGCGCCGATGCAGTATGATTACATGAGCGGTTACCTATGGATGTTCCTGATGAGCGTGATCGGCATCACGATGGTCTTCGTCTTCTGCCACGTCGAGCGGAAGGGGTTGGTCCGCAAGCGGGGCGTCGAGGAGGAAAAGGCATGAG from Verrucomicrobium sp. GAS474 encodes the following:
- a CDS encoding zinc-binding dehydrogenase, which gives rise to MKQVAFTAHRQAEVVDLPDLTDPLNPGDIRGRTVISLTSPGTELNWGFLGKEHFPGYPGYASVFRVDEVASDVTDIAPGTLVYASGRHRDTQQVRRADAVPLPAGLAPEAAVFARLMGVSMSTLTTTTARPPARVLITGLGPVGNLAAQIFSTCGYRVTAVDPVESRRESARKMGLADVRPSLEATGGAPEIVGQIALHVECSGHEQAVLDGCKAVGKRGEVVMVGVPWRKRTDLAAFDILHAVFHKYAVLRSGWEWEVPGHPTDFRPNSLIENYRAAIEWIASGRINLEGMASCYAPSEAQKVYSGLLDQSLPTPAALFDWRS
- a CDS encoding TIM barrel protein, which produces MRLSGPNSGSPSNPAEWIANVKNAGYGGANLPLNHEVSDAVLATFLEAAKAADIVVAEVGAWSNPIDADPAKAKAALDKCKTQLAFAERSGARCCVNIVGSRNPEKWDGPHPENFSDETFEMVVQTTREIIDAVKPKRTFYCLETMPWIFPSSPDEYLALIKAVDRPAMGVHLDPVNMINTPARYYRNGDFIRDCFAKLGPYIKSCHAKDIILRENLTVHLDECRPGTGFLDFGAYLRELDKLDPDIPLYMEHLPMEEYPIAADYIRSVAKKNGLRFK
- a CDS encoding ADP-ribosylglycohydrolase family protein; the encoded protein is MISLESRSYGGWLGKSIGGTLGLPAEGKTERQHYRFYDPVPTVAPPNDDLELQLVWLDRMENHRGPLTIETIADAWLSHIHYMWDEYGRCRWNLRRGVPAALAGVYENPFASGMGSPIRSEVWAIVAAGKPDLAEAFARLDSMIDHGAEGVAGEVFIAVLQSLLLDGVGLDEGIEEALKRVDPATETRQAFDLLFHLHRQGVECWTARERLLAAHHSDNFTHAPLNVALTFWALLYGAGDFEATVLLGVNGGYDTDCTAATAGAILGMLHGAERLPQKWIAPIGDSVEVGAGIVGIRAPQSLQELTARSLALRSRAEELAPRFPSAPTALPSLASLPGTVSFTGGNALVPWANGELPGEIKANGGGTIEWKPGADLGKPFRLVALARSGCRLRVDGKVVVDCPAGVPYVPATHRSAEGSFATFVPTQASHEVKIELNAANPFQEATLLLADASLHIAPWSGEILAFRATLPAAF
- a CDS encoding MFS transporter encodes the protein MIVTCKKEIPFRWIFFAVLPWAAFSFNWGVVGVAFLFSLKKFIENPAGLTFILSMPSFISVVTAPTVGFVSDRIWTRFGRRKPFIIISWTGIITSLVLMPLMPNFWSLLVVYLFYNLSTDLNSALDPLKQEIIPPHERGRAVGMVSWFSNLGWMSFYFIAFGRFDDVRYMGGSLFAGEKALYWSAALLIAVMLCMITLGIKELDPKSALRGQPLTPKNFFTGVFTAELRPIYLLVLGAASLGAGLGPLGNLLYIDQWGYTKQQMGINMAVGGVINLFIIGLLTVFADKLNRMKAYKILIFISLSINISYYCYVNFVLPDKHPSLVEIIFFGETGSIVGLLTGMVYVPLVYDYVRRNRMGTFAAGSGLVGRLTGIITLNGVGLFVWGYATLFLPPAGEMTRVVLREETSRTDLLAALRSAPWVLPSDGSAAPARDLDAKAWQANGTASERGRTWEIRLHDKESEKRSERKKDLSSKQSLLVSSEELLAAKVASATRRGDPAAVGRLGKEVAAKRQEREKITAEIAAIDAELARRSEAFHAQVEKVLGGRILAPGESLRRAALGEAVLVELPTTARPEGKALEKASAALRQAFPDLIDIRPLKLKETKEEENGYALVVSFPAGSGGGSDASLAEAVARTAAGAGSPLFPSGGGPLAPLGTWREPLLSFEAMVVENPVDPYVSPINRVVNGLFSLFQKNPTARRKLDAMASTLRSSSGIGHLRIDPGAEPKTLAVTVVLPPTLEGMIPTAGDAAVGTRLEQLPPAGAAKAGIAAEARQFYDQLEVAAAAQRITLVRPRLASGYAPMQYDYMSGYLWMFLMSVIGITMVFVFCHVERKGLVRKRGVEEEKA
- a CDS encoding cupin domain-containing protein, with translation MSTRPAPSPSTTLFIEDREIAAKAFGECHGGVGTVTCRDLIEKLPAKHFIRYIHDDILPPGTSIGYHQHPSETPFEEWYYVLSGHGVMTLDGKDYPMGPGDVSGCFANGFHGLKNTGTEDLRLLVIAARPIG
- a CDS encoding IclR family transcriptional regulator, translated to MPRVLSLDKSLSVLEAIFHHHDGIGTRALAQQMQLNVATIHNIARTFCLRGYLRQDPETKVFYPGIRLMLLARHPTYLRSLTLSASGIVEETARKLNESVLLASMDHGRVLNLKYVPSRQALRAQESEDMSLHSYATAVGKILLAATTNPELDAFLQETKLQAFTPRTFSTVESLKAELRRVREEGRARTREEFCAGLNAGAVPIRDPWGSIVAAIGASAPTIRLETEEQWEALFADLSQAASAIEAQWREAQQTQPRKAARRGRGPAAKTAAKAAPESGPGTGDSDPA
- a CDS encoding XylR family transcriptional regulator; the encoded protein is MARRPPVLSRTPHVALLIETSKFYGRESLLGISTYARLHGGWSIYAVERGQNDPDPGWLANWKGDGIITRSFDLKLCRRAQKRGIPVVSLRHLVPKPEFPSFFPDQVAIANRVARHFIERGVRRFAYMTIPGDRGWEEIRRAAFVQVLQKEGMPAPAIRLLSTEAGMNWEHQEGELVTWLRQLPKPVGIMTSHDAQGLLVLDACRRAGIRVPDDVAVVSVDNDPVLCEISAPPLSSLDQNVQKIGFEAAAALDRMMRGEACAAKNYFIEPGDVVTRQSSDVLMVDDPGLAKAIRFVREAGGKGIGVNDMARVAGMSRRALEMKFVKVIGRTPLEEIQEIRYRRTRHLLLETNYTLPQIAELVGIQYHEYLVRFFKKRSGMTPGEFRRRMG
- a CDS encoding helix-turn-helix domain-containing protein, coding for MIDLDGIRIEYLEAGRGGANWPDGWSHRKIVPFAIFAEATQGAYEATVGGKTVRATAGEILFIPPNAPVTFVHHWGRKGHFLGRWLHLRATLHGTVDVTELLALPALLQGSPARLLGLRTNQVMAAAGGGALWEALHRQELAFKILRELGEAFAARGDWRDAQDRLLRVSRFRPVFEYVRNHLAEPLTVAGLARTVSLSPSRFLAAFKEAMGLSPMAYVQQARLALARQRLLADAPSIAAVAEETGFVNQFHFSRVFKTRFGITPSRYRTTHRQRE